In one window of Pseudomonas putida DNA:
- a CDS encoding non-ribosomal peptide synthetase — MKALIERVGELSPKERKALAVMLKHKNINLFSVAPVFKRQPEEPQLLSYAQERQWFLWQMSPESSAYHISAALKLQGALDIAALDASFAALVARHESLRTRFVQDDEQVLQVIDAPNWAGIEQQTLALDDAPQRRQAQLQACVEEEIQRRFDLQAGPLLRVKLLRLGEQEHVLVLTQHHIVTDGWSMQVMIDELVQLYAAACEGRTVQLPALAVQYADYALWQRQWMEAGEQERQLAYWTERLGSEHPVLELPFDHPRPAEQSLRGASLEVKLEAQLCRELRSVAQAQGVTLFMLLLASYQVLLYRYSGQRDLRIGVPVANRNRMETERLVGFFVNTLVQRVEISGQTTVRAFLQQVKADALGAQAHQDLPFEQLVEALRPQRTLSHSPLFQVMFNHQGGAALGAGGDGAQASGLRIENLKSEGHTAQFDLTLNILEQGDALDAQFTYALDLFEPATAQRLARHWQNLLQAMVANLDCTLDDLPLIAADEVRDTLARWNATAVEYPLEHSVQALIQRQVEATPDATALVFGERQLSYRQLDALANQWAHRLQAAGVAPDVLVGVAAERSVEMVVALLAVIKAGGAYVPLDPEYPRERLAYMIEDSGIELLLTQSHLREQLPLPQGLECLLLDQPLSGYAEHAPVIEVTGENLAYVIYTSGSTGKPKGAGNRHRALTNRLCWMQQAYGLTAGDRVLQKTPFSFDVSVWEFFWPLMTGACLVVAAPGLHRDPAQLIELIRRERITMLHFVPSMLQAFVADPAVTGCDSLTRIVCSGEALPVDAQRQVFDKLPNAGLYNLYGPTEAAIDVTHWTCREEGRDSVPIGEPIANLQTYVLDAGLGPVAVGVVGELYLGGTGLARGYHRRPGLTAERFVASPFGDGERLYRTGDLARYRADGVIEYMGRIDHQVKIRGLRIELGEIEARLMEQDEVREAVVLAVPGAGGLQLAGYLVPSTPVADDAAAEALRATLRERLGAVLPDYMVPVHLLLLEQLPLSPNGKLERRALPHPAVGQSKQAYVAAQSAVEKTLAGIWQDVLKLEQVGVNDNFFELGGDSIISIQVVSRARQAGIRFTPKDLFRHQTIQGLAGAVRIEAGGQEAEQGPVTGRAGLLPIQQAFFALPLAQRAHWNQSVLLQPTLALDADALERALQALLVQHDALRLGFTEVDGQWQAQFREVTTVGTLLERVEGVQPDALQALGERVQRSLDLADGPLVRAVLITLADDSQRLLLVIHHLVVDGVSWRVLFDDLQSAYQQSLAGQAPDLGPRTSSVKAWAERLESYAHSEQGQAELAYWERLREVQVHWPVAAPTQPLLNRDAGTVQVRLDAALTRQLLQQAPAAYRTQINDLLMTALARTLVAWTGDEHALVQLEGHGREALFDDIDLTRTVGWFSSMFSVCLTPAAELGASIKQVKEQLRAIPHRGVGFGALRYYGEPQVRALLAALPQPRVTFNYLGQFDGSFAVDDGALFTPANESAGAEQGEDAPLGNWLTVNGQLYGGELSLNWIFSRAQFAPDEIQALAERYIEQLGALVRHCVELPVRGATPSDFPLCGLDQAQLERFPGLLEQVEDIYPLSPTQLGMLFHTQESAANLYINQTSIEVKGLDAEAFIAAWAQVVARHEILRTGFWTASHLAEPLQVVYRQGSLPARCLDWRERTVEPGALQALADEDCARGFELLEAPLARLSVVRLDDDTTQLIWTSHHILMDGWSNSRLMGEVFECYAGHPLPTKRGHFRDYIGWLRAQPAARQEAFWRERLAGLEGPTSLSSSLPLPADAQAEGHAALYLDWDGARTQRLREVAQQLRVTPNTLVQAAWLLLLQRHTGQQTVCFGATVAGRPAELAGSGEMLGLFINTLPIVQTLSDQQPLDQWLQALQAWNLEVRDHEHTALADIQRWAGQGAGGLFDSIIVFENYPVDERLAQAQDQQLQFGQVSTRDVTNYAMDLAVHLGATLKIEFLYLVGRFTPASVEQILASFETLLQAMLDQPQARLGNLGLLDQAGQRQLVEANRLGGQAPTALLGEQIARHSRERPTQVALVCAGRQLTYAQLEQRASRLAELLVAQGVGPEVRVGVALQRSVDMVVAFYAVMKAGGAYVPLDIDYPRERLDWILQDSNAALILTEHSVQARLPQREGVNWLTLDSLDLDVAGITRGAATVSPDNLAYLIYTSGSTGKPKGVAVTHGPLAMHCAAIAERYEMDARTRELLFMSFAFDGAQERWLSTLSNGGCLVIRPGELWTPEQTWQALHAERIDIACFPPAYLQQLAEYAEGREPPAVRIYCFGGDAVAQANYDLVRRNLRPQALTNGYGPTETVVTPLLWRVAANQPCEAVYAPIGTRVGERTLYVLDAALNPVPDGVAGELYIGGEGLARGYHQRPDVTAERFVCDPFAQAGGRLYRTGDLVRRRADGVFDYLGRLDNQVKVRGFRIELGEIEARLRGRAEVRDAVVVAREVNGSKQLVAYVVAEAGDNLAESLRAHLADELPDYMVPAQIILLAALPLSANGKLDRKALPDPQFKAREHVPASTPQEQALVRIWQEVLELDQVGITDNFFELGGDSLRVLKVLGKVRAAPELGLSLKLRDIMSKPTIAQLCGSERKPQAPDPLLALNRIVDGSSPLFCLHAGFGTVFDYEPLARHLDGQCTVYGLQCRMLLDREWQDSSLAAMAGDYAQVVLRKQPEGPLRLLGWSLGGPLAVLVAAELIRLGREVSLLGLVDSYLPGLAAAGGDWRDDFHGFVAVTLGDAPAAALDPATLTQLDSDALAVQIGQLREQGSTSEVYARIEAQDLAHTFVVAMRLKALGEALHSLPAVAAEARCWWGEVVGSRERASFEAALGQCQASAVVAAGHFELLQHPSVLADIRDSLAPTFSH, encoded by the coding sequence GTGAAAGCGTTGATTGAAAGGGTGGGCGAGCTGTCGCCGAAGGAACGCAAGGCCTTGGCGGTGATGCTCAAGCACAAGAACATCAATCTGTTCAGCGTCGCGCCGGTGTTCAAGCGTCAGCCCGAGGAACCACAACTGCTGTCCTATGCCCAGGAGCGGCAGTGGTTCCTCTGGCAGATGAGCCCCGAGAGCAGTGCTTATCACATCAGTGCCGCCCTGAAGTTGCAGGGCGCGCTCGACATCGCTGCGCTCGATGCCAGCTTTGCTGCGCTGGTGGCCCGTCATGAAAGCTTGCGCACCCGCTTCGTCCAGGATGACGAGCAGGTGCTGCAGGTGATCGATGCGCCGAACTGGGCCGGGATCGAGCAGCAGACCCTGGCCCTCGACGACGCGCCGCAACGACGCCAGGCGCAGTTGCAGGCGTGTGTCGAGGAGGAGATCCAGCGCCGCTTCGACCTGCAGGCCGGCCCGCTGTTGCGGGTCAAGCTGTTGCGGCTCGGCGAGCAGGAGCATGTGCTGGTGCTCACCCAACACCACATCGTCACCGATGGCTGGTCGATGCAGGTGATGATCGACGAGCTGGTCCAGCTGTACGCCGCCGCGTGCGAAGGGCGGACCGTGCAACTGCCGGCGCTGGCGGTGCAGTACGCCGACTACGCCTTGTGGCAGCGTCAGTGGATGGAGGCCGGTGAGCAGGAGCGTCAGTTGGCTTACTGGACCGAACGCCTGGGTAGCGAGCATCCGGTGCTCGAGCTGCCGTTCGACCATCCGCGCCCTGCGGAGCAGAGCCTGCGCGGCGCAAGCCTGGAGGTGAAGCTCGAGGCGCAGCTGTGCCGTGAACTGCGCAGTGTGGCGCAGGCGCAGGGCGTCACCCTGTTCATGCTGTTGCTGGCGTCGTATCAGGTCTTGCTGTACCGCTACAGTGGCCAGCGCGACCTGCGCATCGGCGTGCCGGTGGCCAACCGTAATCGCATGGAGACCGAGCGACTGGTCGGCTTCTTCGTCAACACCCTGGTGCAGCGCGTCGAGATCTCGGGGCAGACGACCGTGCGGGCGTTTCTCCAGCAGGTCAAGGCCGATGCCCTGGGCGCGCAGGCGCACCAGGACTTGCCGTTCGAGCAACTGGTCGAAGCACTGCGCCCGCAACGCACCCTCAGCCACAGCCCGCTGTTCCAGGTGATGTTCAATCACCAGGGTGGCGCGGCGCTGGGCGCTGGCGGTGACGGCGCCCAGGCGTCCGGCCTGCGTATCGAAAACCTCAAGAGCGAGGGCCATACCGCCCAGTTCGACCTGACCCTGAACATTCTGGAGCAGGGCGATGCGCTGGATGCGCAGTTCACCTACGCCCTGGACCTATTCGAGCCGGCGACCGCGCAGCGCCTGGCCCGGCACTGGCAGAACCTGCTGCAGGCGATGGTCGCCAACCTCGACTGCACGCTGGACGACCTGCCGTTGATCGCTGCCGACGAAGTGCGTGACACCCTGGCGCGCTGGAACGCCACGGCGGTCGAGTACCCGCTGGAGCACAGCGTCCAGGCGCTGATCCAGCGTCAGGTCGAGGCCACGCCGGACGCCACGGCGCTGGTGTTCGGCGAGCGTCAGCTCAGCTACCGCCAGCTCGACGCCCTGGCCAACCAGTGGGCGCACCGCCTGCAGGCGGCGGGCGTGGCCCCGGATGTGCTGGTGGGCGTGGCGGCCGAGCGCAGCGTGGAAATGGTCGTGGCCCTGCTGGCCGTGATCAAGGCCGGTGGCGCCTATGTGCCGCTGGACCCGGAATATCCGCGCGAGCGTTTGGCCTACATGATCGAGGACAGCGGCATCGAACTGCTGCTGACCCAATCGCACCTGCGCGAGCAGTTGCCGCTGCCGCAGGGCCTGGAGTGCCTGCTGCTCGACCAGCCGCTGAGCGGTTATGCCGAGCACGCGCCGGTGATCGAGGTCACGGGCGAGAACCTGGCCTATGTGATCTACACCTCCGGCTCCACCGGCAAGCCCAAGGGTGCGGGCAACCGCCACCGCGCTTTGACCAACCGTTTGTGCTGGATGCAACAGGCTTATGGCCTGACTGCCGGGGACCGGGTGTTGCAGAAAACCCCGTTCAGTTTCGACGTGTCGGTGTGGGAGTTCTTCTGGCCGCTGATGACCGGCGCTTGCCTGGTAGTCGCCGCGCCGGGGCTGCACCGCGACCCGGCGCAACTGATCGAGCTGATTCGCCGTGAACGCATCACCATGCTGCACTTCGTGCCGTCGATGCTGCAGGCCTTCGTTGCCGACCCTGCGGTGACGGGCTGCGACAGCCTGACCCGTATCGTTTGCAGCGGCGAGGCGCTGCCGGTGGATGCCCAGCGCCAGGTGTTCGACAAGCTGCCGAATGCCGGGCTGTACAACCTGTATGGCCCGACCGAAGCGGCGATCGACGTGACCCACTGGACCTGCCGCGAAGAAGGCCGCGACAGCGTGCCGATCGGCGAGCCGATCGCCAACTTGCAGACCTACGTGCTGGATGCCGGTCTCGGTCCGGTGGCGGTGGGCGTGGTGGGCGAGCTGTACCTGGGCGGCACCGGCCTGGCGCGCGGTTATCACCGCCGCCCTGGGCTGACTGCCGAACGCTTCGTCGCCAGCCCCTTCGGTGACGGCGAGCGGCTGTACCGCACCGGCGACCTGGCGCGCTACCGCGCCGACGGGGTGATCGAGTACATGGGGCGTATCGACCATCAGGTGAAGATTCGCGGGCTGCGCATCGAGCTGGGCGAGATCGAAGCACGGCTGATGGAGCAGGACGAAGTGCGCGAAGCCGTGGTGCTGGCGGTGCCGGGTGCCGGTGGCCTGCAACTGGCCGGTTATCTGGTGCCGAGCACGCCAGTGGCGGACGACGCGGCGGCCGAAGCCTTGCGCGCCACCTTGCGCGAGCGCCTCGGCGCGGTGCTGCCGGACTACATGGTGCCGGTGCACCTGCTGCTGCTCGAGCAACTGCCACTGAGCCCCAACGGCAAGCTGGAGCGTCGTGCGCTGCCGCACCCTGCGGTCGGCCAGTCGAAACAGGCCTATGTCGCGGCGCAGAGCGCCGTGGAAAAGACCCTCGCCGGGATCTGGCAGGACGTGCTCAAGTTGGAGCAGGTCGGGGTCAACGACAACTTCTTCGAACTGGGTGGCGACTCGATCATCTCCATCCAGGTGGTCAGCCGCGCGCGGCAGGCCGGTATCCGCTTCACGCCCAAGGACCTGTTCCGCCACCAGACCATCCAGGGCCTGGCCGGTGCGGTGCGCATCGAGGCCGGGGGCCAGGAGGCCGAGCAGGGGCCGGTGACCGGCCGGGCGGGGCTGCTGCCGATCCAGCAGGCGTTCTTCGCCTTGCCGCTGGCGCAGCGCGCGCACTGGAACCAATCGGTGTTGCTGCAGCCGACCCTGGCGCTGGACGCCGATGCCCTGGAGCGCGCCTTGCAGGCGCTGCTGGTGCAGCATGATGCGCTGCGCCTGGGTTTCACCGAGGTGGACGGGCAGTGGCAGGCACAGTTCCGTGAGGTGACCACGGTCGGTACGTTGCTGGAGCGGGTCGAGGGGGTACAGCCCGATGCCCTGCAAGCCCTGGGTGAGCGGGTGCAGCGTAGCCTCGACCTGGCCGACGGCCCGCTGGTCCGCGCCGTGCTGATCACCCTTGCCGACGACAGCCAGCGCCTGTTGCTGGTGATCCACCACCTGGTGGTCGATGGCGTGTCGTGGCGGGTGTTGTTCGACGACCTGCAAAGCGCCTACCAGCAGAGCCTGGCTGGCCAGGCACCGGACCTTGGGCCACGCACCAGCTCGGTCAAGGCCTGGGCCGAGCGCCTGGAAAGCTATGCGCACAGCGAGCAGGGCCAGGCGGAGCTTGCGTACTGGGAGCGTCTGCGCGAGGTGCAGGTGCACTGGCCTGTAGCCGCGCCGACGCAACCTCTGCTCAATCGCGACGCCGGCACGGTGCAGGTGCGCCTGGACGCGGCCTTGACCCGGCAATTGCTGCAGCAGGCGCCTGCGGCCTATCGCACCCAGATCAACGACCTGTTGATGACGGCCCTGGCGCGCACCCTGGTGGCCTGGACCGGTGACGAGCACGCCCTGGTGCAACTGGAAGGGCACGGGCGCGAAGCCTTGTTCGACGACATCGACCTGACCCGTACGGTCGGTTGGTTCAGTTCGATGTTCAGCGTGTGCCTGACGCCGGCTGCCGAGCTGGGAGCCTCGATCAAGCAGGTCAAGGAGCAACTGCGCGCCATTCCGCATCGCGGCGTCGGTTTCGGGGCGCTGCGTTACTACGGCGAGCCGCAGGTGCGTGCGCTGCTCGCGGCGTTGCCGCAGCCGCGGGTGACCTTCAACTACCTGGGCCAGTTCGACGGCAGTTTCGCCGTGGACGATGGTGCGCTGTTCACCCCGGCAAACGAGTCTGCCGGGGCGGAGCAGGGCGAGGATGCACCGCTGGGCAACTGGCTGACGGTCAATGGCCAGCTGTATGGCGGCGAGCTGAGCCTGAACTGGATCTTCAGCCGGGCGCAGTTCGCCCCCGACGAGATCCAGGCCCTGGCCGAGCGTTACATCGAACAGCTCGGCGCGTTGGTGCGTCACTGCGTGGAACTGCCGGTGCGCGGCGCGACGCCTTCGGATTTCCCGCTGTGCGGGCTCGATCAGGCCCAGCTCGAGCGCTTCCCCGGCCTGCTGGAGCAGGTCGAGGACATCTACCCGCTATCGCCGACCCAGCTGGGCATGCTGTTCCACACCCAGGAATCGGCGGCCAACCTGTACATCAACCAGACCAGCATCGAGGTCAAGGGCCTCGACGCCGAGGCGTTCATCGCCGCCTGGGCGCAGGTGGTGGCGCGCCACGAGATCCTGCGCACCGGTTTCTGGACCGCCAGCCACCTGGCCGAGCCGCTGCAGGTGGTCTACCGCCAAGGCAGCCTGCCGGCGCGCTGCCTGGACTGGCGCGAGCGCACCGTCGAGCCAGGCGCCTTGCAGGCGCTGGCCGATGAGGATTGTGCACGTGGCTTCGAGCTGCTCGAGGCGCCGCTGGCACGCCTGAGCGTGGTGCGCCTGGATGACGACACCACCCAACTGATCTGGACCAGCCACCATATCCTCATGGACGGCTGGTCCAATTCGCGCCTGATGGGCGAGGTCTTCGAGTGCTATGCCGGGCATCCGTTGCCCACCAAGCGCGGGCATTTCCGCGACTATATCGGTTGGTTGCGCGCGCAGCCGGCAGCGCGTCAGGAAGCCTTCTGGCGCGAGCGCCTGGCAGGGCTGGAGGGGCCGACCAGCCTCAGCAGCAGCCTGCCGTTGCCGGCCGATGCGCAGGCTGAAGGCCATGCGGCGCTGTACCTGGACTGGGATGGCGCACGCACCCAACGCCTGCGCGAGGTCGCCCAGCAATTGCGGGTGACCCCCAACACGCTGGTGCAGGCGGCTTGGCTGCTGCTGTTGCAGCGCCATACCGGGCAGCAGACCGTCTGCTTCGGCGCCACGGTGGCCGGGCGCCCGGCGGAGCTGGCAGGTTCGGGTGAAATGCTAGGCCTGTTCATCAACACCTTGCCGATCGTCCAGACCCTGTCCGATCAGCAGCCGCTGGACCAATGGCTGCAGGCCCTGCAGGCCTGGAACCTGGAGGTGCGCGACCATGAGCACACGGCGCTGGCCGATATCCAGCGCTGGGCCGGGCAGGGCGCCGGTGGCCTGTTCGACAGCATCATCGTGTTCGAGAACTATCCGGTGGACGAGCGCCTCGCCCAGGCCCAGGACCAACAGTTGCAGTTCGGCCAGGTGAGCACGCGTGACGTGACCAACTACGCCATGGACCTCGCGGTGCACCTGGGCGCGACCCTGAAGATCGAGTTCCTCTATCTGGTCGGGCGTTTCACGCCGGCCAGCGTCGAGCAGATCCTCGCCAGCTTCGAGACCTTGCTGCAGGCGATGCTCGACCAGCCGCAGGCTCGGCTTGGCAATCTCGGCCTGCTCGATCAGGCCGGGCAGCGGCAGTTGGTCGAAGCCAACCGCCTGGGTGGGCAGGCGCCGACGGCGCTGCTGGGCGAGCAGATCGCCCGCCACAGCCGCGAGCGCCCGACGCAGGTTGCGCTGGTGTGTGCCGGTCGCCAGTTGACCTACGCCCAACTCGAACAGCGGGCCAGCCGCCTGGCCGAGCTGCTGGTGGCGCAGGGTGTCGGCCCGGAAGTGCGGGTGGGCGTGGCCCTGCAGCGCTCGGTGGACATGGTGGTGGCGTTCTACGCCGTGATGAAGGCCGGTGGCGCCTATGTGCCGCTGGACATCGACTACCCCCGCGAGCGCCTGGACTGGATCCTCCAGGACAGCAACGCTGCCTTGATCCTCACCGAGCACAGCGTGCAGGCGCGCCTGCCGCAACGCGAGGGAGTGAACTGGCTGACCCTCGACAGCCTTGACCTCGACGTTGCGGGCATCACCCGTGGCGCCGCGACGGTGTCGCCCGACAACCTGGCCTACCTGATCTACACCTCGGGTTCGACCGGCAAGCCCAAGGGCGTGGCGGTCACCCATGGCCCACTGGCCATGCATTGCGCGGCGATCGCCGAGCGCTACGAAATGGACGCGCGCACCCGCGAGCTGCTGTTCATGTCGTTCGCCTTCGATGGCGCCCAGGAGCGCTGGCTGTCGACCCTGAGCAATGGCGGTTGCCTGGTGATCCGTCCGGGCGAACTGTGGACGCCCGAACAGACCTGGCAAGCGTTGCATGCCGAGCGCATCGACATCGCCTGCTTCCCGCCGGCCTACCTGCAACAACTGGCCGAGTACGCCGAAGGCCGCGAGCCGCCGGCAGTGCGCATCTACTGCTTCGGTGGCGATGCGGTGGCCCAGGCCAACTACGACCTGGTGCGCCGCAACCTGCGCCCGCAGGCGCTGACCAATGGCTACGGCCCGACCGAAACCGTGGTCACGCCGCTGCTCTGGCGCGTTGCCGCCAACCAACCGTGCGAGGCGGTGTACGCACCGATCGGCACCCGGGTCGGCGAGCGCACCTTGTATGTACTGGACGCTGCCCTCAATCCGGTGCCGGACGGGGTTGCCGGTGAGCTCTACATCGGCGGTGAGGGCCTGGCGCGCGGCTACCATCAGCGTCCGGACGTGACGGCCGAGCGTTTCGTCTGTGACCCGTTCGCGCAGGCGGGCGGGCGTCTGTACCGCACTGGCGACCTGGTGCGCCGTCGCGCCGATGGCGTGTTCGACTACCTCGGCCGCCTCGACAACCAGGTCAAGGTCCGCGGTTTCCGTATCGAGCTGGGCGAGATCGAGGCGCGCCTGCGTGGGCGGGCCGAGGTACGCGATGCCGTGGTGGTCGCGCGGGAGGTCAATGGCAGCAAGCAACTGGTCGCCTACGTGGTGGCCGAGGCGGGTGACAACCTGGCCGAAAGCCTGCGTGCGCACCTGGCCGATGAACTGCCGGACTACATGGTCCCGGCGCAGATCATCCTGCTCGCCGCGCTGCCGCTGAGCGCCAATGGCAAGCTCGACCGTAAGGCCCTGCCTGACCCGCAGTTCAAGGCGCGTGAGCACGTGCCGGCCAGTACGCCGCAGGAACAGGCGCTGGTGCGTATCTGGCAGGAGGTGCTGGAGCTCGACCAGGTCGGGATCACCGACAACTTCTTCGAACTGGGCGGCGACTCGCTGCGCGTGCTCAAGGTGCTGGGCAAGGTCCGCGCGGCACCTGAGCTGGGCCTGAGCCTGAAGCTGCGCGACATCATGAGCAAACCGACCATCGCCCAACTGTGCGGCAGCGAACGCAAGCCGCAGGCGCCGGATCCGCTGTTGGCGCTCAACCGTATCGTCGACGGCAGCTCGCCGCTGTTCTGCCTGCATGCCGGCTTCGGCACGGTGTTCGACTACGAGCCGCTGGCCCGCCACCTGGATGGGCAGTGCACGGTCTATGGCCTGCAATGCCGCATGCTGCTGGACCGCGAGTGGCAGGACAGCTCATTGGCGGCAATGGCTGGCGACTACGCCCAAGTCGTGCTGCGCAAGCAGCCCGAAGGGCCGCTGCGGCTGTTGGGCTGGTCGCTGGGTGGGCCGTTGGCGGTGCTGGTGGCCGCCGAGCTGATCCGCCTCGGCCGCGAAGTCAGCCTGCTGGGGCTGGTGGACAGTTACCTGCCGGGGCTGGCCGCAGCGGGCGGCGACTGGCGTGACGACTTCCACGGTTTCGTGGCGGTCACCCTGGGCGATGCGCCCGCAGCGGCGCTCGACCCCGCAACGCTGACGCAACTGGACTCCGATGCGTTGGCGGTGCAGATCGGGCAACTGCGCGAGCAGGGCAGCACCTCCGAGGTGTATGCCCGAATCGAGGCACAGGACCTGGCCCACACCTTCGTCGTGGCCATGCGCCTGAAAGCCCTGGGTGAGGCCTTGCACAGCCTGCCTGCGGTGGCGGCCGAAGCGCGCTGCTGGTGGGGCGAAGTCGTCGGCAGCCGCGAGCGTGCCAGTTTCGAAGCGGCGCTCGGGCAGTGCCAGGCCAGTGCGGTGGTGGCGGCAGGGCACTTCGAATTGCTGCAGCACCCCAGCGTACTGGCGGATATCCGCGACAGCCTGGCCCCGACGTTCAGTCATTGA
- a CDS encoding alpha/beta hydrolase → MSLHPDLAGFLELVELGRLTGASQPMHQMSVEQARAEFERSSQVLDPSPPDDLQVEHLQMVDGDGQPLPARLYRRQSPVDGLQPVLLYFHGGGYVVGSLDSHDAVCRRLAMCSDFAVLAPAYRLAPEAPFPAAADDALASARWLEEHGEAQRLDARRVVVSGDSAGASLAIVVAAVAAQQPEKAALRPLAQLLFYPVTDISCQRPSHGKFAEGYLLESETLEWFYRHYVRDASQRLDWRVSPLHLTALEGLAPTWMALAGHDPLLDEGVAWAHALEKAGVPLQWRVEEALTHDFLRMQGMVEAVEGIYAEVGRWLKAVGAGCQSNGNI, encoded by the coding sequence ATGTCTCTGCATCCTGACCTGGCCGGTTTTCTCGAACTGGTCGAACTGGGCCGACTGACCGGTGCCAGCCAACCCATGCACCAGATGAGCGTCGAGCAGGCCCGTGCCGAATTCGAGCGCAGCTCCCAGGTGCTCGACCCGAGCCCGCCTGATGACCTGCAGGTCGAGCACCTGCAGATGGTGGATGGTGACGGCCAACCGCTGCCGGCACGGTTGTACCGTCGGCAGTCGCCGGTGGACGGTCTGCAGCCGGTGCTGTTGTATTTTCACGGTGGCGGCTATGTGGTCGGCAGCCTCGACTCCCACGATGCGGTATGTCGCCGCCTGGCGATGTGCAGCGATTTTGCGGTCCTCGCGCCAGCCTACCGCCTGGCGCCGGAAGCACCCTTCCCGGCGGCTGCGGACGATGCCCTGGCCAGTGCCCGCTGGCTGGAGGAACACGGCGAGGCGCAGCGCCTGGATGCCCGCCGGGTGGTGGTCAGTGGCGACAGCGCCGGGGCCAGCCTGGCCATCGTCGTCGCCGCCGTGGCCGCGCAGCAGCCGGAGAAGGCGGCGTTGCGTCCGTTGGCGCAGTTGCTGTTTTATCCGGTCACCGATATCAGTTGCCAGCGGCCGTCCCATGGGAAATTTGCCGAGGGTTACCTGCTCGAGAGCGAAACCCTGGAATGGTTCTACCGGCACTACGTGCGTGACGCATCGCAGCGCCTCGATTGGCGGGTGTCGCCGTTGCACCTGACGGCGCTCGAAGGGCTGGCGCCCACCTGGATGGCCCTGGCCGGGCATGATCCGTTGCTCGATGAAGGTGTTGCCTGGGCGCACGCCCTGGAAAAGGCCGGTGTGCCGCTGCAGTGGCGGGTGGAAGAGGCACTGACCCACGATTTCCTGCGGATGCAGGGGATGGTCGAGGCCGTGGAGGGGATTTATGCCGAAGTGGGGCGCTGGTTGAAGGCGGTCGGCGCAGGTTGTCAATCAAACGGTAATATCTGA